GCAGCGTGTCACGCGCCTACGTGCGCCACCTCTGCGTCGCCGGCGAGATGCTGGGCGCGCAACTCGCCAGTCTGCACAACGTGTGCTTCTATCTCGACCTGATGCGCCAGGCGCGCGCCCACGTCGTGGCGGGCGACTACGCCGCCTGGGCGACGGTGCGCGCCGAGGCGATGGACCACGCGGAGGACTCATGATCGACGCCGCCTGGGCCCAGGGCGCCGCCGGCGCCGGCGGGCCGCCGATCTGGATTCAGCTCCTGCCCTTCGCCGGGCTGTTCGCGGTATTCTACTTCCTCATCATCCGGCCGCAGCAGCAGAAGCAGAGCCAGCACGCGGCGATGCTGGCCAATCTGAAGAAGAACGACGAGATCATCACCAATGGCGGTCTGTACGGGCGGGTGCTGCAGATCAACGACGACGTGCTCACGGTCGAGATCGCGCCCAACGTGAAGGTCCGCATCAGCCGGCCGCAGATCGCCAGCGTCCTGACCGCCGCGAAGGCGGCAGGCGGGCAGGCGACCACCGACAAAGAAAAGGAAAAGGCGAAGTGAGTAGCTCGAGCCTGTTGTTCCGCACGATCCTGGTCGTCGGCCTGACGTTGCTGGCGATCCTTCTGCTCCTGCCGACGGTCATGCAGCCGCTGCCTGGCTGGCTGAGCTTCCTCAAGGGCAGCAAGGTGGGTCTCGGCCTGGATCTGCAGGGCGGCACGCACCTGATCATGCAGGTCGACACCGACCAGGCGGTGGTGAACTACCTGGAGATCAACGCCGACGAGATGCGGCGGGCGCTGCGCAAGGAGAACGTCAAGTCGCCGAAGGTCGAGCGCAAGGGCGATGGTCTGACGGTGACGGTGCCGGCCGACCAGCGGGAAAAGACGCTGGACGTGGTCGGGCGCCTGTTCCCGAACTTCAAGACCGGCGACACGGAGACCGTCGACGGCAACCTGGTGCTGCCGCTGACCATGGCGCCGGCGGAAGTGGCGCAGATCAAGGAGTCGGCCGTCGAACAGTCGCTGGAGACGATCCGCAACCGCGTCGACCAGTTCGGCGTCAGCGAACCGGTCATCCAGCGTCAGGGCGAGCGCGACATCCTGATCCAGCTCCCGGGCATCCAGGATCCGCAGCGCGCCAAGAGCCTGATCGGGAAGACCGCGGTGCTGGCGTTCAAGCTGGTGCGCGACGTCAACGCGGAGCCGATCGCGAGCGGCAGCCAGCCGATGCCGGCGGGCACCCAGGTCCTCTACGAGGTGGACAAGCTGCCCACCGGCGAACGCAAGAAGGGGCAGGCGCTGGTCGTCGAGACGCAGACGTTGATGACCGGCGACGTCGTCACCGACGCGCGCGTCCGCCCCGGCGACCTGCCGAATTCGCGCATCGTGTCGATCGACTTCAACGCCCGCGGCGCCCGCCTGTTCGGCGAGATCACCGCCGCCAACGTCAACCGCCGCCTGGCGATCGTGCTCGACGACACGATCTACTCGGCGCCGGTGATCAAGGAAGCCATTCCGGGCGGCAAGGCGGTGATCAGCGGCAGTTTCACGCCCGACGAGGCCAAGGATCTGGCGATCGTGCTGCGCAGCGGCGCGCTGCCGGCCCCGGTGACCGTCGCCGAGGAACGGACGGTCGGCCCGTCGCTGGGCGCCGACTCGATCGAGAAGGGCATCCGCTCCTTCGTCGTCGGCGGCCTGCTGGTGATCGTCTTCATGATAATCTACTACCGCTTCGCCGGCCTGCTCGCCGACCTGGCGATGATCTGGAACGTGCTCTTCCTGCTCGCCGGCCTGGCGGCCTTCGGCGCGACGCTGACGCTGCCGGGCATCGCCGGCATCGTGCTCACGCTCGGCATGGCGGTGGACGCCAACGTGCTGATCAACGAGCGCATCCGCGAGGAGCTGCGGCTGGGCAAGACGGCGCGGGCGGCGATCGACGCCGGCTACGATCGCGCGCTGCCGTCGATCATCGACACCCACATCACGACGATCCTGTCCGGCATCATCCTGTTCCAGTTCGGTTCCGGCCCGATCAAGGGATTCGCCGTCACGCTGTGCATCGGCCTGGCGAGCAGCCTCTTCACCGCCACCGTCGGCACGCGCCTGGTGTGGGACTACCTGCTCCAGCGCTGGCGCATCCAGACCGTGAGTATCTGATCATGATGCAGCTCATTCCCTCCAACACGCGCTTCGACTTCGTCGGCTCGCGCAAGACGGCGCTGACGATCTCGCTGATCCTCACCCTCATCAGCATCGGGCTGATGGTCTTCCGCGGGCCGAAGATGGGCATCGACTTCGCCGGCGGTTCGCTGGTGCAGGTGCGCTTCAAGACGCCGACCGAGGTCGAAACCCTGCGGCAGTCGCTGCGCGCCGCGGGCTTCGAGGCGGTCGACATCCAGGACATGGGGCGGGACCGGACGGACTTCCTGATCCGGGTGCCGATGGCGGCGGACGACACCGAGTCGCGCACCAAGAAGGTGACCGGCGCGTTGCAGGACGCCTTCGGCGTCGATCAGGTGGAGGTGTTGCGCGTCGAGTCGGTGGGGCCGCGGGTCGGCGAGACGCTGCGCAGCAAGGCGATCTGGGCGGTGCTCTTCTCGACGCTGATGATGGGCGTCTACATCTGGGCGCGCTTCGAGTGGCGCTACGGCGTCGGCGCGGTGATCGCGCTGTTGCACGACACCATCATGACCATCGGCTTCCTGATCGCGTTCGGCTACGAGTTCGACCTGACCATCGTCGCCGCCCTGCTGACCGTGGTCGGCTTCTCGGTGAACGACACCGTCATCGTGTCCGACCGGATACGCGAGAACCGGCGCAAGGACCGGCGCACCTCGCTCGCCGAGCTCATCAACCTGAGCGTCAACGAGACCCTGAGTCGGACCATTCTCACGTCCGGCACGGCGATCCTGGTCACGCTGTCGCTGTTTCTGCTCGGCGGCCCGGTGATCCACGGCTTCGCCTTCGCGCTGCTCGTCGGCTTCACGGTCGGCACCTATTCGTCGATCTTCATCGCCGCGCCGGTGGTGCTGTACTTCGAGCGCGCGCCATCGGCCGCGCCGGAAGCGCGCGGACGGCAATCGGCGCCGGCGGCGCGGCGCACCTGAGGCCGGCGATGCGGCGGCGGGGGAGGCGGGACGCGGGGCGGCGGCGCGCGAGATGAGCCGCCTGCGCCGCTGGCGCCTGACGCCGCAGCATGACGGCGGCGCGGCCCTGGCCGCCGCCCTCGGCGTCTCGCCGCTGCTCGGCCAACTGCTGGTCAATCGCGGCATCGCCGAGCCGGCGCAGGCCGGCGATTTTCTCGACGCCCGCCTCGACCAGCACCTGCGCTCGCCGATGCTCTTCCGCGACATGCCGCGGGCGAGCGAGCGGCTGGTGGATGCGCTCGGGCGCGGCGAGCGCATCGGCATCTACGGCGACTACGACGTCGACGGGGTCAGTGGCAGCGCCCTCCTGCTGCGCTTCCTGCGTTCGGTCGGCGCCAGCCCGGAGCCGATCGTCCACATTCCGCATCGCCTGCGCGAGGGCTACGGGCTCGGCGCCACCGGCATCGAGCGGCTGGCGGCGGCGGGGGCGCGGGTGATGATCACGGTCGACTGCGGTGCGGTCAGCCATGGCGAGATCGCGCTCGCCAACGCCCGCGGCATGGACGTCATCGTCTGCGATCACCATCAGGTCGCCGAGACCCGGCCGCCGGCGCTGGCGGTGATCAATCCGATCGAGCGGGACGCCGGCTTTCCGTTCTCCGGGCTGTGCGGCGCCGGCGTCGCCTTCTACCTGGCGCTGGGAGTGCGCATGCGCCTGCGCGAGCGGGGCGGTCCGGTGCCGGACGTGCGCCGCCTCCTCGACCTGGTGGCGTTGGGAACGCTCGCCGACCTGGTGCCGGTGGTGGAGGAGAACCGGGTGCTGGTGAAGTACGGCCTGCGCGAGCTGGCGACCAGCGATCACCCCGGGATCACGGCGCTCAAACGCGTCGCCGGCGTGTCGCAGCTCAACAGCAGCGCGGTCGGCTTCCGCCTGGCGCCCCGTCTCAATGCCGGCGGGCGCCTGGACGACGCCACGCGCTCGCTCGCCCTGCTGACCACCGCGGACGGTGCGGAGGCCGACCGTCTGGCGACGGCGCTCGACGAGGAGAATCGCGCCCGTCAGGCGATCGAGCGCGAGATGGTGGACGAGGCGGTGGCGCAGATCGAAGCCGCCGGCGGCCTCGGCGAGCGGCGCAGCGTGGTGCTGGCGTCGCCGGTCTTCCACCCCGGGGTGGTCGGCATCGTCGCCTCGCGCATCGTCGAGCGCCATTACCGGCCGACGGTGCTGATCGCCGCCGAGGACGGTGGCATCGGGCGCGGCTCGGGGCGCAGCATCGCCGGGGTCGACCTCTACGGCGCGCTGGCCAGTTGCCGCGACCTCCTGGAGCGATTCGGCGGCCACCGCATGGCCGCCGGCCTCAGCATCCGCCTGGAGCGCGTGCCGGCGCTGGCCGAGCGGTTCGAGGCCGCGATCGCGGCGCGGACGACGGCGGAGGACTTCGTGCCCCGGGTACGGGTCGATTGCGAGCTGCCGCTGCGCGCCGTCGACGCCGGCTGCCTCGCCGATCTGGCCCGCCTCGAGCCCTTCGGAACCAGCAATCCGGAACCCCTGTTTCTCACCCGCAACGTGCGGGTGCGCGACCGACGGATCGTCGGCGAGCAGCATCTGAAACTGGTGCTGGAACAGGACGGGCGGACGGTCCGCGCCATCGGCTTCGGCATGGGTGATCTCTCCGTCGCCGCCGGGGATCAACTCGACGTCGTCTATGGCATCATGGCGAACGAGTGGAACGGTAATACATCCGCGGAGTTACGGCTCCGCGACCTGCGCCCGGCCGGCGCCGGCCGACCTGCAACCCTACCTTGACTGCGATAACACAACGGTGTTATCGACCTGCCCTCTCCGCTACATCCTGACCGAGGTAGGACAGCACGCATGGAACGCGACGACGCGATGCTCAACAGCAAGGAGGTCGCGCACCTCCTCGACCTCAGTCCGGACACCGTCAACGAGTACGCTCGCAAGAGCATCCTCCCCGCCGTCAAGAAGGGCCGGCAGTGGCGATTCCGTCGCCGTGACATCGCGTCGTTCAAGCGGCAGCTTCGCGGCTTGACCGCCGCGTAGGCATCGACCGGATCCGACGGCTGTTCGCCGCAAGGAGTGCCCATGCCTTCCCTCGAGAGCACTACGCACGCCCACGAGAGCAAGCTCTACTACGAGTTCTCGCACCTCTACGACCTGGTTTTCGCCCGCTACTTCTACCCACGCATCGCGGCGACGATCCGGGCGCTCGACATTCCGCCGGGAGCGAAGGTGCTGGAGGTCGGCGTGGGCACGGGGATGGCGCTGTCGGTGTACCCGCGCCACTGCCAGGTGACCGGCGTCGATCTGGCGCCCGAGATGCTCGAGCACGCGCAGGAGCGCATCGACCGCAACGGCTGGCGGCACGTGCAGGTCATGGAAGGCGATGCGATGGACCTGACGCTGCCCGACGATACCTTCGACTACGTCACCGCGTTCCACGTCGTCAGCGTGGTGCCCGACGCGCGGCGCATGATGGCCGAGGTGCAACGGGTGTGTAAGCCGAACGGCACCATCGTCGTCATCAACCACTTCCGCAGCGACAAGCCGGCCCTGGCCGCCATGGACCGCCGGCTGGAACCGATCACCCGTCGGTGGGGATGGCACACGCTCGGCCGCGACGAGGTGTTCAATGGCCTGCCCATCGCCCTCGAGCGGGTCTACAAGACCTCCCGCTATTCGCTGTTCACCGTCGTGGTGGCGCGCAACCTGAAGGATGCGCCGGCCGCCGCGGTCAGTGCCGCGACCTGACGTCCGGCGCGTAGGGCACGATGCCGCGGCGCAGGAGCCATTGGGCATCCTGGGCACCGCGGGTGCGCAGCCAGCGGGTGTAGACCCGCACCGTCTGCACGTCGCCGCGGAACATCTCCTCGAAGCTGAGCTCGGAGAGCACGCGCACGAAGTCGGGGAAGCGTGCGGCGATCTCGCCGAAGATGTCGCCGCGGGGGGCGCGATCGCCCGGCGCCATCGCTGCCAGTTGGTGATAGGCGAGGCGGCCGAGCCGCATGTAATAATCGGTCGACACCGCGCGCCGCTCGAGGCTCTCCATGAACACGCCGGAGAGGAAGAGGGCGGTGTCGCCGACGTGGCGTAGTGCCGCCACCCGCTGCGGCCGCGGATGCTGGAAGGACTCCAGGTAGGCGAGGGCGAGTGGGCGGTCGTCCCAGTCGGGGCCCGGCTTGGCGAAGCGTTCCAGCAGGCTGACCAGGTAGTGCTCGGTGGGCTCGCTCGACTCCACCTCGTGGGTCCGCATCGCGCCGCGCAGCACCTCGCGGAAGAACTCGGTCAGGGTGTGGCGGATCAGGGTGGACTGGGTCATCCGGCACCCTGGCGTACCGGGACCGTCCCGACGCGTGTTGCAACCCCACCCGCCCCAGGAGGTGGTCCTTCGCGACCCATCCTCACGATGAGAATCTTCTGTGACGCCGGCGTCCTAAAGCAAGGCCTTTCTGCTTCCCGGAAGGCGCGGATCACGCGCCCGCGGGCTCGTGGCCGTCCACCGCCGTCGCCCACGCGCCCGATATCGAATTGGCGCAATCGATCGCCTACGTTATAGTGCACAGAACCGGAGGCACTCCCCACGTGAGACAACGTGCAGGCATTTCGCTCTTTCTCCTGGTCGTCTGCGGCACGCTGCTGATCAGCAG
Above is a genomic segment from bacterium containing:
- the yajC gene encoding preprotein translocase subunit YajC, with amino-acid sequence MIDAAWAQGAAGAGGPPIWIQLLPFAGLFAVFYFLIIRPQQQKQSQHAAMLANLKKNDEIITNGGLYGRVLQINDDVLTVEIAPNVKVRISRPQIASVLTAAKAAGGQATTDKEKEKAK
- the secD gene encoding protein translocase subunit SecD, with amino-acid sequence MQPLPGWLSFLKGSKVGLGLDLQGGTHLIMQVDTDQAVVNYLEINADEMRRALRKENVKSPKVERKGDGLTVTVPADQREKTLDVVGRLFPNFKTGDTETVDGNLVLPLTMAPAEVAQIKESAVEQSLETIRNRVDQFGVSEPVIQRQGERDILIQLPGIQDPQRAKSLIGKTAVLAFKLVRDVNAEPIASGSQPMPAGTQVLYEVDKLPTGERKKGQALVVETQTLMTGDVVTDARVRPGDLPNSRIVSIDFNARGARLFGEITAANVNRRLAIVLDDTIYSAPVIKEAIPGGKAVISGSFTPDEAKDLAIVLRSGALPAPVTVAEERTVGPSLGADSIEKGIRSFVVGGLLVIVFMIIYYRFAGLLADLAMIWNVLFLLAGLAAFGATLTLPGIAGIVLTLGMAVDANVLINERIREELRLGKTARAAIDAGYDRALPSIIDTHITTILSGIILFQFGSGPIKGFAVTLCIGLASSLFTATVGTRLVWDYLLQRWRIQTVSI
- the secF gene encoding protein translocase subunit SecF yields the protein MQLIPSNTRFDFVGSRKTALTISLILTLISIGLMVFRGPKMGIDFAGGSLVQVRFKTPTEVETLRQSLRAAGFEAVDIQDMGRDRTDFLIRVPMAADDTESRTKKVTGALQDAFGVDQVEVLRVESVGPRVGETLRSKAIWAVLFSTLMMGVYIWARFEWRYGVGAVIALLHDTIMTIGFLIAFGYEFDLTIVAALLTVVGFSVNDTVIVSDRIRENRRKDRRTSLAELINLSVNETLSRTILTSGTAILVTLSLFLLGGPVIHGFAFALLVGFTVGTYSSIFIAAPVVLYFERAPSAAPEARGRQSAPAARRT
- the recJ gene encoding single-stranded-DNA-specific exonuclease RecJ yields the protein MSRLRRWRLTPQHDGGAALAAALGVSPLLGQLLVNRGIAEPAQAGDFLDARLDQHLRSPMLFRDMPRASERLVDALGRGERIGIYGDYDVDGVSGSALLLRFLRSVGASPEPIVHIPHRLREGYGLGATGIERLAAAGARVMITVDCGAVSHGEIALANARGMDVIVCDHHQVAETRPPALAVINPIERDAGFPFSGLCGAGVAFYLALGVRMRLRERGGPVPDVRRLLDLVALGTLADLVPVVEENRVLVKYGLRELATSDHPGITALKRVAGVSQLNSSAVGFRLAPRLNAGGRLDDATRSLALLTTADGAEADRLATALDEENRARQAIEREMVDEAVAQIEAAGGLGERRSVVLASPVFHPGVVGIVASRIVERHYRPTVLIAAEDGGIGRGSGRSIAGVDLYGALASCRDLLERFGGHRMAAGLSIRLERVPALAERFEAAIAARTTAEDFVPRVRVDCELPLRAVDAGCLADLARLEPFGTSNPEPLFLTRNVRVRDRRIVGEQHLKLVLEQDGRTVRAIGFGMGDLSVAAGDQLDVVYGIMANEWNGNTSAELRLRDLRPAGAGRPATLP
- a CDS encoding helix-turn-helix domain-containing protein produces the protein MERDDAMLNSKEVAHLLDLSPDTVNEYARKSILPAVKKGRQWRFRRRDIASFKRQLRGLTAA
- a CDS encoding class I SAM-dependent methyltransferase, whose amino-acid sequence is MPSLESTTHAHESKLYYEFSHLYDLVFARYFYPRIAATIRALDIPPGAKVLEVGVGTGMALSVYPRHCQVTGVDLAPEMLEHAQERIDRNGWRHVQVMEGDAMDLTLPDDTFDYVTAFHVVSVVPDARRMMAEVQRVCKPNGTIVVINHFRSDKPALAAMDRRLEPITRRWGWHTLGRDEVFNGLPIALERVYKTSRYSLFTVVVARNLKDAPAAAVSAAT